In a genomic window of Aptenodytes patagonicus chromosome 24, bAptPat1.pri.cur, whole genome shotgun sequence:
- the BAG4 gene encoding BAG family molecular chaperone regulator 4 isoform X1 gives MELRGRAAEPGPPWSPGSPRPPAATAAQAMDSPYANGAYSPPYPPAPGAAPHYAGLPQTQGYYCSGLPQTPYPAESTGMYRPPSPAPPWSYAPPDCPAEGSSLRRQQVPGYSPPQTPGMPIPQYPYGDNNPGVTPQGPPPQPRPLEDTWAPPTVYGVQPRYAWPAASAHGNPFVSDSHPSWTGSGAPSHPPAWDSKDTAYDKPEQSANLHNYYSDVNHQHSGTMNDHKPATPLNAKPSPSNPKVQYSAQPQMYDSASRKPLAGNREAGFKPGDQPSTNSAAIQPEIQRILQVMGEAEQLEQEVDEFVGKKTDKSYRLLEEMLTKLLLELDSIETGGQDSVRQARKESVHRIQAILEKLERKGL, from the exons ATGGAgctccgcggccgcgccgccgagccGGGCCCGCCGTGGTCCCCCGggtccccccgcccgccggcggcgacggcggcgcaG gcaaTGGACTCTCCCTACGCAAACGGAGCCTACAGCCCCCCGTACCCTCCAgctcccggcgctgccccgcACTACGCCGGCCTGCCGCAGACACAGGGGTACTACTGCTCCGGGCTCCCGCAGACACCCTACCCTGCGGAGTCCACGGGCATGTACCGGCCCCCGTCGCCTGCTCCCCCCTGGAGCTACGCCCCGCCGGACTGCCCCGCCGAAGGGTCCTCTCTCAGGAGGCAGCAGGTTCCGGGCTACTCCCCACCGCAG ACCCCGGGAATGCCCATCCCACAGTATCCATATGGAGACAACAACCCAGGGGTCACGCCACAGGGGCCTCCGCCGCAGCCCAGACCCCTGGAAGACACGTGGGCTCCCCCCACCGTCTATGGGGTGCAGCCGCGTTACGCGTGGCCCGCTGCTTCGGCACACGGGAACCCGTTTGTCTCCGATTCGCACCCATCCTGGACTGGCAGCGGAGCTCCTTCCCACCCTCCGGCGTGGGACTCAAAG GATACTGCTTACGACAAACCTGAGCAAAGTGCAAACCTACACAACTACTATTCTGATGTCAATCACCAGCACTCTGGGACAATGAATGACCACAAGCCAGCCACTCCGCTCAACGCCAAGCCATCCCCCTCAAACCCCAAGGTGCAGTACAGCGCACAGCCCCAAATGTACGACAGTGCATCTCGGAAGCCTTTGGCTGGGAACCGGGAGGCTGGCTTTAAACCTGGTGACCAGCCTTCAACAAATtctgcagccatccagccagagATTCAGAGAATCCTCCAGGTTATGGGGGAGGCTGAACAGCTGGAGCAAGAGGTGGATGAATTTGTAGGAAAAAAGACAGATAAATCCTACCGGCTTCTGGAGGAGATGTTGACCAAGCTGCTGTTGGAACTGGATTCCATCGAGACTGGTGGCCAGGACAGTGTTCGGCAGGCCAGGAAAGAGTCCGTCCACAGAATTCAGGCCATACtagaaaaactggaaagaaagggaTTGTGA
- the BAG4 gene encoding BAG family molecular chaperone regulator 4 isoform X2: MDSPYANGAYSPPYPPAPGAAPHYAGLPQTQGYYCSGLPQTPYPAESTGMYRPPSPAPPWSYAPPDCPAEGSSLRRQQVPGYSPPQTPGMPIPQYPYGDNNPGVTPQGPPPQPRPLEDTWAPPTVYGVQPRYAWPAASAHGNPFVSDSHPSWTGSGAPSHPPAWDSKDTAYDKPEQSANLHNYYSDVNHQHSGTMNDHKPATPLNAKPSPSNPKVQYSAQPQMYDSASRKPLAGNREAGFKPGDQPSTNSAAIQPEIQRILQVMGEAEQLEQEVDEFVGKKTDKSYRLLEEMLTKLLLELDSIETGGQDSVRQARKESVHRIQAILEKLERKGL; encoded by the exons aTGGACTCTCCCTACGCAAACGGAGCCTACAGCCCCCCGTACCCTCCAgctcccggcgctgccccgcACTACGCCGGCCTGCCGCAGACACAGGGGTACTACTGCTCCGGGCTCCCGCAGACACCCTACCCTGCGGAGTCCACGGGCATGTACCGGCCCCCGTCGCCTGCTCCCCCCTGGAGCTACGCCCCGCCGGACTGCCCCGCCGAAGGGTCCTCTCTCAGGAGGCAGCAGGTTCCGGGCTACTCCCCACCGCAG ACCCCGGGAATGCCCATCCCACAGTATCCATATGGAGACAACAACCCAGGGGTCACGCCACAGGGGCCTCCGCCGCAGCCCAGACCCCTGGAAGACACGTGGGCTCCCCCCACCGTCTATGGGGTGCAGCCGCGTTACGCGTGGCCCGCTGCTTCGGCACACGGGAACCCGTTTGTCTCCGATTCGCACCCATCCTGGACTGGCAGCGGAGCTCCTTCCCACCCTCCGGCGTGGGACTCAAAG GATACTGCTTACGACAAACCTGAGCAAAGTGCAAACCTACACAACTACTATTCTGATGTCAATCACCAGCACTCTGGGACAATGAATGACCACAAGCCAGCCACTCCGCTCAACGCCAAGCCATCCCCCTCAAACCCCAAGGTGCAGTACAGCGCACAGCCCCAAATGTACGACAGTGCATCTCGGAAGCCTTTGGCTGGGAACCGGGAGGCTGGCTTTAAACCTGGTGACCAGCCTTCAACAAATtctgcagccatccagccagagATTCAGAGAATCCTCCAGGTTATGGGGGAGGCTGAACAGCTGGAGCAAGAGGTGGATGAATTTGTAGGAAAAAAGACAGATAAATCCTACCGGCTTCTGGAGGAGATGTTGACCAAGCTGCTGTTGGAACTGGATTCCATCGAGACTGGTGGCCAGGACAGTGTTCGGCAGGCCAGGAAAGAGTCCGTCCACAGAATTCAGGCCATACtagaaaaactggaaagaaagggaTTGTGA